ATGCGTATGCTCATGATCGGAAGTATATTTATATATGTGACTATCGCGGGAGACCAATGGATGCAGGTGATGCGATAAGAGGTTGAGATTGGAGGTCGAGGCGAGAGGAATCTATATATTGGCTGTTATCCAGGCAGACAGTTCTTCCTCGCTGATGGCGCCGGCTGCAACTTGCCACATGGTGTGTGCCGCGTCCACTTCACCTGCGATAAGCTCGCAGTCGTTGATCTGCAGGAAAACATCGATGCACACCAGTGCAATCCGTTTGTTGCCGTCGGGAAAACAATGGTTGCGGACAAAACCAAAACCATAACAGGCGGCCAGCCCGGCAAGAGATATCTGCGGGTTGTATTGCAAGCGGTTCCTGGGCCGTGCCAGGGTCGATTCCAGCGCGTTGAGATCGGGTGGCCCTTCCAGGCCACCGTACTCGGCAATCAGCAAGCGATGGAAATGGATAACTTCGTCTTTGCCCAGCCAGGCGGGCACGGCTTATTTGGCCAGGTCTTGCAGGGCGTTGCGGTATTTGCTGCTGGTGCGTTCGAAGGCTTTCATTTTGGCATCGAAGTCCGGGTCGTAGGGCGTGAGTTCAATCCCTTTTTCTGTCTCGACGATATAAAGAGGGTCGCCATCTTTGACATTGAGCCGGGCAAGCTGATCCCTGGGTAAAATTACGCCCACCGAATTTCCGACTTTGCGAAGTTTGATTATTTTGCTCATTAAAAAAATTATAACGTTTGTTATAACCAAGTGCAAGCCCTTTGCTTTTGTTGGCTTATGGCTCCAGGCCGGCGCGCACCATTAACTCCCGGAATCGGGGGTCGTCGCGGATAAAGTCATACAGCGGGTTCACTTTCATGCTCAACACGCTCCTCGAGCCTGATTTTTCCTCGACCGCCTGTTCGAGCACGGTGAGCGTGTTTTCGGTATCTTTGACATAGGCATAAACCTGGCCGAGGTCTTCCGAGCCAAGTTCTGCGCGTTCAAGCAGATCGGCGGGCAAAGCCACGGTTTCTCCTGTTTCTTGATACTGGAGAAATAACAGACCGACTTGTGCTATCGCCTCCGTGTCGCGTTTTGTGGCCAGCGCCCAGATCTGTATGGCCTCAACGGCTTCTTCGATACGCCCGGCCCGCAACAGAGCCAGCCACAGGTTACCCATCGCTTCGGACAGACCTGGATCTCTTTCCCAAACCCCATACGCCAACTTGATCGCCTCATCGAAGCGGCCATGGTCTACCAGGATATAGCTTAGATTCATTCCCATTAAAGGAGACAGGGGATCGACTTCAACGGCGCGCTCGGCGTACAGGAGCCCCTCTTCCACTCGACCCTGCCATGACAAAATATGCGACATCCAGTGCAGCGCATTGGTGTTGTTCGGTTCGATCTCCAATGCCCGACGCATTATTTTTTCCGCTTCATCCCACTTGTATTCATGGATCATCAGGTTCCAGGCCATCGATGCCAGCACTTCCGGGATATTCGGATCAAGCTCCAGGGCACGGTTCACCGCGGCGACGGATTTCTGCTTTACCATATCGAGATCAAGGTTTTCGTCGTACTCCGGCAAAATCATATAGGCGTCGGCAAGCCCTGAGTGGCCCAGCGCAAAATCGGGGTCGAGTTCGATCACTTCCTCAAAATACTCGACCGCGGCTAATAACGATTCCCTGGTGCGCCGTTCCAGCAGTTGTTTACCCAGAAAATAGGCGTCCAGGGCCGCAAGACTTTCAGTAGGCACCTTCGCCAGTCTTTGTTGCTCACCTTCGGTCAGCGTCGCAGCCAATGCCTCGGCTATCGACATCGCGATCTCGGTCTGGATTGCAAAAATATTGCCGGCGGTGAGCTGGCGGTCGTAAGTTGCCGCCCAAAGATGGGTGTCGGTTTCCGCGTCTATCAGTTGTGCGTTGATCCGGATGCGATCGCCCGACCTTTGCACGCCCCCTTCGAGGATCGTCGCGACGCCCAGTTCCCTGGCGATCTGCGGAATGGTTTTCGTCGTATTCCGGTATTGCAGCATCGAGGTTCGCGAGATGGTTTTCAGCGAACCGATCCTGGAAAGCTGGGTCAGCAGGTCGTCGTGAATGCCGATGGTAAACGGATCGTTGGCCGTGTCGCCGCTGATATTTTCGAACGGAATAACCGCTATGGATCTTTTATCCTGAGTGACCGGGGTCCCGGTTTCATCATCGCCGGCGTTATATTTGTCCAAGGCGAAGAAAACGGCCGCAATACCGAGCAGCGTGATCGTAATGACATTGAGTTTGTT
This genomic stretch from Pseudomonadota bacterium harbors:
- a CDS encoding type II toxin-antitoxin system death-on-curing family toxin, which gives rise to MPAWLGKDEVIHFHRLLIAEYGGLEGPPDLNALESTLARPRNRLQYNPQISLAGLAACYGFGFVRNHCFPDGNKRIALVCIDVFLQINDCELIAGEVDAAHTMWQVAAGAISEEELSAWITANI
- a CDS encoding AbrB/MazE/SpoVT family DNA-binding domain-containing protein; this encodes MSKIIKLRKVGNSVGVILPRDQLARLNVKDGDPLYIVETEKGIELTPYDPDFDAKMKAFERTSSKYRNALQDLAK
- a CDS encoding tetratricopeptide repeat protein gives rise to the protein MSSLSGFIQELSRRNVFKVAAVYVVTAWLVMQIADTMFPAFQMPAWTITFVASLLLIGFPITMMLSWAFEMTPDGLKREKDVERTESIAVRTGNKLNVITITLLGIAAVFFALDKYNAGDDETGTPVTQDKRSIAVIPFENISGDTANDPFTIGIHDDLLTQLSRIGSLKTISRTSMLQYRNTTKTIPQIARELGVATILEGGVQRSGDRIRINAQLIDAETDTHLWAATYDRQLTAGNIFAIQTEIAMSIAEALAATLTEGEQQRLAKVPTESLAALDAYFLGKQLLERRTRESLLAAVEYFEEVIELDPDFALGHSGLADAYMILPEYDENLDLDMVKQKSVAAVNRALELDPNIPEVLASMAWNLMIHEYKWDEAEKIMRRALEIEPNNTNALHWMSHILSWQGRVEEGLLYAERAVEVDPLSPLMGMNLSYILVDHGRFDEAIKLAYGVWERDPGLSEAMGNLWLALLRAGRIEEAVEAIQIWALATKRDTEAIAQVGLLFLQYQETGETVALPADLLERAELGSEDLGQVYAYVKDTENTLTVLEQAVEEKSGSRSVLSMKVNPLYDFIRDDPRFRELMVRAGLEP